One Tumebacillus sp. BK434 genomic window carries:
- a CDS encoding MFS transporter: MSKVSTDAAVSAAQQKKPGMFSVLRYRDYRLLIIGQVISTLGDAFYAVAIPWLILASGSARDLGQMLLFFGIPRIAGVVLGGMGSDKYGPRQIMLLSDFMRMIFIGLMALMAFTGHIVFWQFCVLAGGFGFFTGLFRPASFSIARDILPPEALQAGNGLNQATMQTASLLGPALAGVVVSNFESSGAMAFDALTYLISGITLFLMYTGRRVQLKGIEQAEAQAKDSSQDAAAQSEERLKFWTMLRTTRMLQVLLIVFACVNLTWGGLIEIALPALVNGPFGSGAEGYGLILTSAGCGALLGGILGGRMGGTKRRGMYALLLGMSEGLIISLVPLAGSVWLALPIFLVFGICMGISNVTFITMIQQRVPHHLLGRTMGMVQFAVLGLYPLSVLIGGYVTDVFGPAVLFPISGALLFLSFAAGLLEPEVRQPKQRT; this comes from the coding sequence GTGTCGAAAGTATCTACAGATGCAGCAGTCTCGGCTGCACAGCAAAAGAAACCTGGCATGTTCTCGGTGCTTCGCTATCGAGATTATCGCCTTTTGATCATCGGTCAGGTGATCTCCACGCTCGGGGACGCGTTTTATGCGGTCGCCATTCCTTGGTTGATTCTGGCCAGCGGCAGCGCCCGGGATTTGGGGCAAATGCTGCTGTTTTTCGGCATTCCGCGCATCGCAGGCGTGGTGCTTGGCGGCATGGGCAGCGACAAATACGGCCCGCGGCAGATCATGCTGCTGTCCGACTTCATGCGGATGATCTTTATCGGGCTGATGGCTCTGATGGCTTTTACTGGCCATATCGTCTTCTGGCAGTTCTGTGTGCTGGCCGGAGGGTTTGGATTTTTCACCGGCTTGTTCCGGCCGGCTTCCTTCTCGATCGCCAGAGATATTCTACCGCCGGAAGCGCTGCAGGCAGGCAATGGTTTGAACCAGGCTACGATGCAGACGGCGAGTTTGCTCGGCCCGGCTTTGGCCGGTGTGGTGGTGTCCAATTTTGAATCATCGGGAGCCATGGCGTTTGATGCGCTCACCTACCTCATCTCCGGGATCACCCTTTTTCTCATGTACACCGGGCGTCGCGTGCAACTGAAAGGGATCGAGCAGGCGGAGGCACAGGCGAAAGACTCTTCGCAAGATGCTGCTGCACAGTCGGAAGAAAGGCTGAAGTTCTGGACGATGCTGCGCACGACGCGCATGCTGCAAGTGCTTTTGATCGTGTTTGCCTGTGTCAACTTGACGTGGGGCGGATTGATCGAGATCGCCCTGCCGGCGCTGGTCAACGGGCCTTTTGGATCTGGTGCGGAAGGGTACGGTTTGATCCTGACGTCTGCGGGCTGCGGGGCACTGCTCGGCGGCATTCTCGGGGGGCGCATGGGTGGCACGAAGCGTCGTGGTATGTACGCGCTGCTGCTCGGCATGAGCGAAGGATTGATCATTTCGCTGGTGCCGCTCGCAGGCAGCGTGTGGCTGGCTCTGCCGATCTTCCTTGTGTTCGGGATCTGTATGGGAATTTCCAATGTCACGTTTATCACGATGATCCAGCAGCGAGTGCCGCACCATCTGCTCGGCCGCACGATGGGCATGGTGCAGTTTGCAGTGCTGGGACTGTATCCGTTGTCGGTGCTGATCGGCGGGTATGTGACGGACGTGTTTGGCCCGGCCGTCCTGTTCCCGATCAGCGGTGCGCTATTGTTTCTTTCTTTTGCAGCGGGTCTTTTGGAGCCTGAAGTCCGCCAGCCGAAACAACGAACTTGA